The Henckelia pumila isolate YLH828 chromosome 2, ASM3356847v2, whole genome shotgun sequence genome includes a window with the following:
- the LOC140880447 gene encoding pentatricopeptide repeat-containing protein At3g61360-like isoform X1, with amino-acid sequence MFFFTCRSGKFKQPFQIHAKLNISRLLSSVCSEKEISRIVSIINDHPYPDQPLLPTLRCEIPPPVLSTPFIEKILGSLFAAHSNGLKAYELFKYCLQNDLFVPSSDAFEKTLHILARMRYFDKAWELIEEIKQTHPSLITLKSMSIILSRIAKFQSYEEALDAFEKMESNIFCGKRFGTNEFNVLLRAFCTQRQMKEAQSVFNKMHMRYAPDIKTMNILLLGFKESGDVTAVELFYHEMVRRGFMPNNVTYNIRIDAYCKKGHFGDALRLFEEMEHVKCLPTLETITTLIHGAGLARNSTKAKQLFDDITKRNLQPDTGAYNACMNSIIRSRDVISASALMEEMETRGIEHDNVTYHTMFLGLMRFMGIDGVIQLYSKMLDKNFVPKTRTVVMLMKFFCENGRVDLGLDLWNYLVKKGQCPHNHALNLLVTGLCSRGRVEEAFDCCKQMLVRGRHVSELVFEMLKRFLVQMEEFDRIVELENMIKRLKFLLPPPKDYSIENSTFYIDTNSK; translated from the coding sequence ATGTTCTTCTTCACCTGCAGAAGCGGTAAATTTAAACAACCTTTTCAAATTCATGCAAAGCTGAATATTTCGAGGCTTCTTTCGTCTGTGTGTTCGGAAAAGGAAATTTCAAGAATTGTGAGCATTATTAACGACCATCCTTATCCCGATCAGCCATTGCTTCCCACTCTTCGGTGTGAAATCCCTCCCCCTGTTTTGTCAACCCCTTTCATTGAAAAGATTCTTGGTAGCTTGTTTGCTGCGCATTCGAATGGTCTCAAGGCGTATGAATTGTTCAAATATTGTCTTCAAAATGACTTGTTCGTTCCAAGTTCAGATGCTTTTGAGAAGACCCTCCATATACTTGCACGTATGCGCTACTTCGACAAAGCTTGGGAGCTAATTGAAGAGATCAAGCAGACTCACCCTTCGTTGATCACCCTCAAGTCAATGAGCATCATTTTATCAAGGATCGCAAAATTCCAATCATATGAGGAAGCTCTAGATGCATTTGAGAAGATGGAGTCAAATATATTCTGTGGGAAAAGATTTGGTACAAATGAGTTCAACGTACTTCTTCGAGCATTTTGCACTCAGCGACAGATGAAAGAAGCACAATCTGTGTTCAACAAGATGCATATGCGGTATGCCCCCGACATCAAGACCATGAATATTTTGCTGTTGGGGTTCAAGGAATCAGGTGATGTTACTGCTGTGGAATTGTTCTATCATGAGATGGTTCGAAGAGGTTTTATGCCCAACAATGTTACGTACAACATTAGGATCGATGCATATTGTAAGAAAGGGCATTTTGGTGATGCTCTTAGACTTTTTGAAGAGATGGAGCATGTTAAGTGCTTGCCCACATTAGAAACCATAACCACATTGATACATGGAGCAGGGTTGGCTAGGAATAGCACCAAGGCTAAGCAGTTGTTTGATGACATTACCAAGAGAAATCTACAGCCCGATACAGGGGCGTATAATGCTTGCATGAATTCCATCATCAGATCAAGGGATGTCATCTCTGCTTCGGCCTTGATGGAAGAGATGGAAACTAGAGGCATCGAGCATGACAATGTCACATATCATACTATGTTCTTGGGATTAATGAGGTTTATGGGTATTGATGGTGTCATCCAACTTTACTCAAAAATGCTTGATAAAAACTTCGTGCCAAAAACAAGGACGGTCGTTATGTTAATGAAGTTTTTCTGCGAGAATGGTAGAGTTGATCTTGGTTTGGATTTGTGGAACTACTTGGTGAAGAAAGGGCAATGTCCACACAACCATGCTCTTAACCTTCTTGTAACTGGGCTATGTTCCCGTGGGCGAGTCGAAGAGGCGTTTGATTGTTGTAAGCAGATGTTGGTGAGAGGCAGACATGTGAGCGAGCTAGTGTTTGAGATGCTGAAGCGGTTTTTGGTGCAAATGGAAGAGTTCGATAGAATAGTTGAACTTGAAAACATGATAAAGAGATTAAAATTCTTGTTGCCTCCTCCTAAAGATTATAGTATTGAGAATTCTACGTTTTATATTGACACCAATTCAAAGTGA
- the LOC140880458 gene encoding fructose-1,6-bisphosphatase, cytosolic-like, with protein sequence MDHAADAHRTDLMTITRYVLNEQSKHAESRGDFTILLSHIVLGCKFVCSCVNKAGLAKLIGLAGETNIQGEEQKKLDVLSNEVFIKALVSSGRTCILVSEEDEEATFVEPSKRGKYCVVFDPLDGSSNIDCGVSIGTIFGIYMMKDGGEPTIEDVLQPGKNMLAAGYCMYGSSCTLVLSTGTGVNGFTLDPSLGEFILTHPNIQIPKKGKIYSVNEGNAKNWDGPTLKYVEKCKFPEDGSPSKSLRYIGSMVADVHRTLLYGGIFLYPADKKSPNGKLRVLYEVFPMSFLMEQAGGQAFTGKQRALDLIPKTIHERSPIFLGSFDDIEEIKALYAAEEPKNLIS encoded by the exons ATGGATCACGCGGCGGATGCTCACCGGACGGACTTGATGACCATTACCAGATACGTCTTGAATGAGCAGTCTAAGCATGCGGAGTCTCGGGGGGACTTTACCATCTTGCTCagtcatattgttcttggatgCAAGTTCGTTTGCTCTTGCGTTAACaag GCAGGTCTGGCCAAACTTATAGGGCTTGCTGGAGAAACCAATATACAG GGTGAAGAGCAAAAGAAACTTGATGTGCTTTCAAATGAAGTTTTCATCAAGGCTTTAGTCAGCAGTGGTCGAACT TGTATCCTCGTCTCTGAGGAAGATGAAGAGGCAACTTTTGTGGAGCCATCTAAACGTGGAAA ATATTGTGTTGTCTTTGACCCACTGGATGGATCCTCCAATATTGATTGTGGTGTCTCTATAGGAACT ATATTTGGGATTTACATGATGAAAGATGGAGGTGAACCAACAATTGAAGATGTTTTGCAGCCAGGGAAGAATATGTTAGCTGCAGGGTACTGCATGTACGGAAGCTCTTGCACG CTCGTGCTGAGCACTGGAACTGGAGTCAATGGATTCACACTTGATCCTTCTCTTGGAGAGTTCATACTTACTCATCCAAATATTCAG ATTCCAAAGAAAGGAAAAATATATTCAGTCAATGAAGGAAATGCCAAGAACTGGGACGGTCCAACATTAAA GTATGTAGAAAAATGTAAGTTCCCTGAAGATGGCTCGCCATCCAAGTCTCTAAGATACATCGGAAG TATGGTTGCTGATGTCCATCGCACTTTGCTTTATGGGGGCATCTTCTTGTATCCGGCTGACAAGAAAAGCCCGAATGGGAAACTGcg GGTGCTGTATGAAGTTTTCCCAATGTCATTCTTGATGGAACAAGCAGGAGGACAGGCATTTACTGGCAAGCAGAGG GCACTTGATTTGATTCCTAAGACCATACACGAGCGATCACCGATATTTCTGGGTAGCTTCGATGACATCGAGGAGATCAAGGCCTTGTATGCCGCTGAAGAACCAAAGAATCTCATTTCATAA
- the LOC140880447 gene encoding pentatricopeptide repeat-containing protein At3g61360-like isoform X2: MFFFTCRSDAFEKTLHILARMRYFDKAWELIEEIKQTHPSLITLKSMSIILSRIAKFQSYEEALDAFEKMESNIFCGKRFGTNEFNVLLRAFCTQRQMKEAQSVFNKMHMRYAPDIKTMNILLLGFKESGDVTAVELFYHEMVRRGFMPNNVTYNIRIDAYCKKGHFGDALRLFEEMEHVKCLPTLETITTLIHGAGLARNSTKAKQLFDDITKRNLQPDTGAYNACMNSIIRSRDVISASALMEEMETRGIEHDNVTYHTMFLGLMRFMGIDGVIQLYSKMLDKNFVPKTRTVVMLMKFFCENGRVDLGLDLWNYLVKKGQCPHNHALNLLVTGLCSRGRVEEAFDCCKQMLVRGRHVSELVFEMLKRFLVQMEEFDRIVELENMIKRLKFLLPPPKDYSIENSTFYIDTNSK, from the exons ATGTTCTTCTTCACCTGCAGAAGCG ATGCTTTTGAGAAGACCCTCCATATACTTGCACGTATGCGCTACTTCGACAAAGCTTGGGAGCTAATTGAAGAGATCAAGCAGACTCACCCTTCGTTGATCACCCTCAAGTCAATGAGCATCATTTTATCAAGGATCGCAAAATTCCAATCATATGAGGAAGCTCTAGATGCATTTGAGAAGATGGAGTCAAATATATTCTGTGGGAAAAGATTTGGTACAAATGAGTTCAACGTACTTCTTCGAGCATTTTGCACTCAGCGACAGATGAAAGAAGCACAATCTGTGTTCAACAAGATGCATATGCGGTATGCCCCCGACATCAAGACCATGAATATTTTGCTGTTGGGGTTCAAGGAATCAGGTGATGTTACTGCTGTGGAATTGTTCTATCATGAGATGGTTCGAAGAGGTTTTATGCCCAACAATGTTACGTACAACATTAGGATCGATGCATATTGTAAGAAAGGGCATTTTGGTGATGCTCTTAGACTTTTTGAAGAGATGGAGCATGTTAAGTGCTTGCCCACATTAGAAACCATAACCACATTGATACATGGAGCAGGGTTGGCTAGGAATAGCACCAAGGCTAAGCAGTTGTTTGATGACATTACCAAGAGAAATCTACAGCCCGATACAGGGGCGTATAATGCTTGCATGAATTCCATCATCAGATCAAGGGATGTCATCTCTGCTTCGGCCTTGATGGAAGAGATGGAAACTAGAGGCATCGAGCATGACAATGTCACATATCATACTATGTTCTTGGGATTAATGAGGTTTATGGGTATTGATGGTGTCATCCAACTTTACTCAAAAATGCTTGATAAAAACTTCGTGCCAAAAACAAGGACGGTCGTTATGTTAATGAAGTTTTTCTGCGAGAATGGTAGAGTTGATCTTGGTTTGGATTTGTGGAACTACTTGGTGAAGAAAGGGCAATGTCCACACAACCATGCTCTTAACCTTCTTGTAACTGGGCTATGTTCCCGTGGGCGAGTCGAAGAGGCGTTTGATTGTTGTAAGCAGATGTTGGTGAGAGGCAGACATGTGAGCGAGCTAGTGTTTGAGATGCTGAAGCGGTTTTTGGTGCAAATGGAAGAGTTCGATAGAATAGTTGAACTTGAAAACATGATAAAGAGATTAAAATTCTTGTTGCCTCCTCCTAAAGATTATAGTATTGAGAATTCTACGTTTTATATTGACACCAATTCAAAGTGA